Part of the uncultured Anaeromusa sp. genome is shown below.
TTGAGCTTATCGCCTACTTTGCCGGTAAAAGGCAGCGCCGCCCGCTGCAGGTCTTCTTCCACTTCCATCGTCACGGCCAAACGTCCGGTTTTGTCTGTATACAGCTTGACCCAAACTTTCTCGCCTTCGTAGACGCGCCCCCGCATCCTGCTAAAGGGCATAAAGACAGCCCGTTCCGCCCCTAGGTCTACAAACGCGCCCTGTTTGCCTGTAAAGTGGATAACTTCCGCCCGAGCCACCTGGCCTTCCTTCATCTTCGGAAGCTTCATGCTGGCAGTTATACGGCCTCTAGCGTCATGGTAAAGAAAGACGTCCACTTCTTCACCGATCTCAACAGGCCGGCTCTGCTGGCCTTGGTGCAGCAAAACATCATCGCTGGTCTGGCCGGTTCCGCCATCAAGAAACACGCCGAAGTCCGCTTTACGAACTACCTTCAGCGTCGCTAAAGTCGCCGCTTGCAGGCGCGGTTTTTCATTTTCGCTCATCATTACTCCTTATACGGCAGCGCTTCCGCATCGCCCCACAACTGTTCCAAGTTGTAAAAACGCCGATCTTCTTCGACAAAAACATGTAAAATACACTCACTATAGTCAAGAAGCACCCAGCGTCCTTCGCGATACCCTTCCTTGTGCAGCGGTTCTACCCCCGCCTTAGAAAGCTTTTCTTCTACATTATCGGCAATAGCCCGCACCTGCGTTGTCGAGTTGGCGCTGCAAATAATAAAATAATCCGTTACCAGAGAAACCTCCGCCATATTTAAAATAACAATATCCATGGCTTTTTTCTCACCAGCTAGTCGAGCAATGACCTCCGGTGTTGCTTTTTTCGTTATTTCGAGCATTATTTTCCTCCTTCATTTGTTACTGCCGCTTCCAGCAGTTTTGTATTCACCAGTTCCTTAGTCGCATTTTCATCCGCTTTCCAGTAGCTTACACTCTTTTCTGTTACAAACCGGCCTGGAAGCAACACCGGTTTCAAACCGGCAGCGCGGTCAAAGTGTCTCAACGCTGCCGCCAGGCGCAACCAATCGCTCCCTTGTATATCCGTAAGAAAAGATTCTTTTACCACCGTCTGGAGCTCCGGCAGCCTGGCAAGGGTTTCCCATTGAAACGCTTGATTCGCCAAAGCCCGCAAAAAACGCTGCTGACGCTGCGCCCGTCCAATATCCCCTAGCTCATCGCTGCGAAAACGCACATACTGTCCGGACTTATCACCATCCAAATGCTGATACCCTTTGTTTAGATGAATTGCCAGCGCCGCATAGGGATCTTCATAGTTCATATCCTGTTCTACATATAAGTCAACGCCACCCAGGCTGTCCACACAGCGAATAAAGCCCTGCCAGTGCAGCGTAACATAATAATTCACAGGAATTTGCAACAAATCTTCCACTGCTTTCACCGTCAACGCCGGTCCTCCATACGCATAGGCATGGCCCAGTTTTTCAGCCTCTTTACGGCCAGGCAGCAGCACTTGCGTATCCCTAGGCAGAGACACTAGCGTAACAATGCCTGTAGCAGGATCAATATTGGCCAGAATCATGGTATCGGAACGTTTAGGCGCATCAGCAATGCCATATTCGCCATCGTCCACGCCCAACAGCAGCACATTAAGCCGCGAGGTAGCCACCTGCGGTTTGGCGTAGAGAGGCTTAGCTGGAGCTGCCACAGCCGGCTCGGGCGCAGGAGCAGGCTGCGCCGCTTGTACAGGCTCCACCACCGCTTGACTTGTCGGCGCAGCCTGGCTCCAGAGCCATATACCGCCCCTTACCAAGCCAGCAAGGAACAGCAGCAACAGCAACAAAAGCAGCACGACCCGCCCCCAACGCAGCTTTCTTGGCTTGGTTCGTCGCAGTCGCTGCCGCTCGCTTAATGGCCGCCTCACTGGTCTCTCCTCCATAGCAGTTCATTGCGCCCGGCAATCGTTTCCGGGTGAATCGCTTCTTCTCTCTTGATCATATACCGCAGCGTTTGATCATAGACTGCCAGCATGGCGGCATCTACATCCTGCAGCGCCAATTGTCGCAACTCCGCCACACCCTTGTAGGAACGCCCCTCTTCCAAACCGTCAGCTAAATAAATAATTTTATCCAACAATGACAAGCCAGTCCCCCCAATAGTGTGTCGTGCAATGGCGCGCAATACAGTCTCATCAGTAACGCCAAAGCGTTTTTTCGCCACCCCTGCCGC
Proteins encoded:
- a CDS encoding S1-like domain-containing RNA-binding protein codes for the protein MMSENEKPRLQAATLATLKVVRKADFGVFLDGGTGQTSDDVLLHQGQQSRPVEIGEEVDVFLYHDARGRITASMKLPKMKEGQVARAEVIHFTGKQGAFVDLGAERAVFMPFSRMRGRVYEGEKVWVKLYTDKTGRLAVTMEVEEDLQRAALPFTGKVGDKLKGTVYNETDEGYFLFAEGRHVTFLHRSEMAGAALRMGQEIDFRVAFIRPDGRINVSLRPQKEDALFEDGERILQFLQERGGKMPYGDATSPEIIQTKFGMSKAAFKRALGRLFRQGTIRQEDGWTWICEETEENKEN
- the rsfS gene encoding ribosome silencing factor, whose amino-acid sequence is MLEITKKATPEVIARLAGEKKAMDIVILNMAEVSLVTDYFIICSANSTTQVRAIADNVEEKLSKAGVEPLHKEGYREGRWVLLDYSECILHVFVEEDRRFYNLEQLWGDAEALPYKE
- a CDS encoding LCP family protein; its protein translation is MRRPLSERQRLRRTKPRKLRWGRVVLLLLLLLLFLAGLVRGGIWLWSQAAPTSQAVVEPVQAAQPAPAPEPAVAAPAKPLYAKPQVATSRLNVLLLGVDDGEYGIADAPKRSDTMILANIDPATGIVTLVSLPRDTQVLLPGRKEAEKLGHAYAYGGPALTVKAVEDLLQIPVNYYVTLHWQGFIRCVDSLGGVDLYVEQDMNYEDPYAALAIHLNKGYQHLDGDKSGQYVRFRSDELGDIGRAQRQQRFLRALANQAFQWETLARLPELQTVVKESFLTDIQGSDWLRLAAALRHFDRAAGLKPVLLPGRFVTEKSVSYWKADENATKELVNTKLLEAAVTNEGGK
- the yqeK gene encoding bis(5'-nucleosyl)-tetraphosphatase (symmetrical) YqeK; the protein is MDVEIIFREVKKELSSKRFAHTQGVINKAIELAQRHEGNVEQARLAALLHDVVREWTPAQWLAEAKNMGLVIDEAALHSPVLLHAPLAAGVAKKRFGVTDETVLRAIARHTIGGTGLSLLDKIIYLADGLEEGRSYKGVAELRQLALQDVDAAMLAVYDQTLRYMIKREEAIHPETIAGRNELLWRRDQ